A genomic segment from Myxococcota bacterium encodes:
- a CDS encoding fumarylacetoacetate hydrolase family protein gives MKLCTFFANPDGSGESRIGVVVDDAVVDLSIAAPELPHDAIALLAAGDAALARAKGAAAASRARTPLARVKLGAPVARPRKFLAIGLNYADHIAESGAETPKFPAVFNKQVTCVAGPHDDVHMPRVSQALDYEGELAFVIGKRCRHVPRERAHEVIAGYCVHNDVSVRDWQLRTGQWTMGKSFDTHGPLGPWLTTPDEIDAGGMRLRTWIDGELRQDSNTKHLVFDCAAIVEHLSAAFTLEVGDVVATGTPGGVGFAQKPPKPLRVGDVMRVEIEGLGAIENRVVVEPDDTAFIDAGAR, from the coding sequence ATGAAGCTCTGCACCTTCTTCGCGAACCCGGACGGGAGCGGCGAATCGCGCATCGGTGTCGTCGTCGACGACGCCGTGGTCGACCTCTCGATCGCCGCGCCCGAGCTCCCGCACGACGCGATCGCGCTGCTCGCGGCGGGCGACGCCGCGCTGGCGCGCGCGAAGGGCGCGGCGGCCGCTTCCCGCGCGCGCACGCCGCTCGCGCGCGTGAAGCTGGGCGCACCGGTCGCGCGGCCCCGCAAGTTCCTCGCGATCGGTCTCAACTACGCCGACCACATCGCGGAGTCGGGCGCCGAGACCCCGAAGTTCCCGGCCGTCTTCAACAAGCAGGTCACGTGCGTCGCCGGGCCGCACGACGACGTGCACATGCCGCGCGTGTCGCAGGCGCTCGACTACGAGGGCGAGCTCGCGTTCGTGATCGGGAAGCGCTGCCGGCACGTCCCGCGCGAGCGCGCGCACGAGGTGATCGCGGGCTACTGCGTGCACAACGACGTGAGCGTGCGCGACTGGCAGCTGCGCACGGGGCAGTGGACGATGGGCAAGTCGTTCGACACCCACGGCCCGCTCGGCCCGTGGCTCACGACGCCGGACGAGATCGACGCCGGCGGAATGCGCCTTCGCACCTGGATCGACGGCGAGCTGCGCCAGGATTCGAACACGAAGCACCTCGTATTCGACTGCGCCGCGATCGTCGAGCACCTCTCGGCCGCCTTCACGCTCGAGGTCGGCGACGTCGTCGCGACGGGCACCCCGGGCGGCGTCGGATTCGCACAGAAGCCTCCGAAGCCGCTGCGCGTCGGCGACGTGATGCGCGTCGAGATCGAGGGGCTCGGTGCGATCGAGAACCGCGTCGTCGTCGAGCCCGACGACACCGCGTTCATCGACGCGGGCGCGCGCTGA
- a CDS encoding pyridoxamine 5'-phosphate oxidase family protein, whose translation MNRMERRDFVANHRTAVFGTTRRSDGPALSIVYYVSDGDDLLVSTMGERAKAKAVERLGKVSLCVLDEQWPPTYVVVYCDARVEREPEGVVDLMMRIAGVMAGKEMPETVRPLVAEGARKEGRVVLRLTPYATFCTPPRHVHDEGDVNEELTHELGNTLPW comes from the coding sequence ATGAACCGAATGGAACGCCGCGACTTCGTCGCGAACCACCGCACCGCCGTCTTCGGGACGACGCGCAGGTCCGACGGACCCGCGCTGTCGATCGTGTACTACGTCAGCGACGGCGACGACCTGCTCGTCTCCACCATGGGCGAGCGCGCGAAGGCGAAGGCGGTCGAGCGCCTCGGCAAGGTCTCGCTGTGCGTGCTCGACGAGCAGTGGCCTCCGACGTACGTCGTCGTCTACTGCGACGCACGCGTCGAGCGGGAGCCCGAGGGCGTCGTCGACCTGATGATGCGCATCGCCGGCGTGATGGCGGGCAAGGAGATGCCCGAGACGGTGCGGCCGCTGGTCGCGGAGGGCGCCCGGAAGGAAGGCCGCGTCGTCCTCCGGCTCACGCCCTACGCGACGTTCTGCACGCCTCCCCGCCACGTGCACGACGAAGGGGACGTGAACGAGGAGCTCACCCACGAGCTCGGGAACACGCTGCCCTGGTAG
- a CDS encoding TetR/AcrR family transcriptional regulator, protein MPTPPRRTSSRRRSAPAAPAPERILSAALAAFAARGFDGASTRAIAAAAGVPQGLISYHYASKQALWEAAADWVFGEVARDFASVADTLRDVSPAERWRAISKRFVRFAARHPELQRFMTQEGAQDGPRLRWLVERHVRPLHDRSVALIREAAPGVDASRLHYLLIGAMTHASAVAAEVERVAGRDPRAAAEVEAHASLVVDLLIDGALAQSAAAPPAAPTRRKPARRRR, encoded by the coding sequence GTGCCGACCCCGCCCCGCCGCACCTCGTCGCGACGCCGCAGCGCCCCCGCGGCGCCGGCTCCCGAGCGCATCCTCTCGGCCGCCCTCGCCGCCTTCGCGGCGCGCGGCTTCGACGGCGCGAGCACGCGCGCCATCGCCGCGGCCGCGGGCGTTCCGCAGGGGCTGATCTCCTATCACTATGCGAGCAAGCAGGCCTTGTGGGAGGCGGCAGCCGACTGGGTGTTCGGCGAGGTCGCGCGCGACTTCGCCTCCGTCGCGGACACGCTCCGCGACGTGTCGCCGGCCGAGCGGTGGCGCGCGATCAGCAAGCGCTTCGTGCGCTTCGCCGCGCGCCATCCCGAGCTGCAGCGCTTCATGACGCAGGAGGGCGCGCAGGACGGCCCGCGCCTGCGCTGGCTCGTCGAGCGCCACGTCCGCCCGCTGCACGATCGCTCGGTCGCGCTGATCCGCGAGGCGGCGCCGGGCGTCGACGCGAGCCGCCTCCACTACCTGCTGATCGGCGCGATGACGCACGCATCGGCGGTCGCGGCCGAGGTCGAGCGCGTGGCGGGTCGCGACCCGCGCGCCGCCGCCGAAGTGGAGGCGCACGCGTCGCTCGTCGTCGATCTCCTGATCGACGGCGCGCTCGCGCAGAGCGCGGCAGCACCGCCCGCTGCGCCGACGCGCAGGAAGCCCGCTCGGAGACGTCGATGA
- a CDS encoding HDOD domain-containing protein: MPIRLRGQGKKKGEEGYGRGEVAIAAGDDVLLDEDAMVAKLLACVEAPDYRPPTLPAVAMELMELSRRPEVDFADVVKLLEQDSMIAGRILKLVQSAAFSGAQKITSLNDALVRLGIKTLRDIVMEIAMNMKVFKSEDYAETMDCLRKHATATAHLAKTLCKYTPIEGEFAFMAGLLHDVGIAGTLLALSDRKGPRKAPPDLIAIWPAVDRVHARAAEVMAKHWQLPPELALVMAGHHQVMIQGHAHPLAATICLADDLAHELGAGVTPKEGAKRVSMSQLELDCVRSHTSVDRTGAKTLEHARKALGLTDPQMDLFRAEGAKVLATVGK, translated from the coding sequence GTGCCGATCCGTCTTCGCGGACAGGGGAAGAAGAAGGGCGAGGAAGGCTATGGCCGCGGCGAGGTCGCCATCGCGGCCGGCGACGACGTCCTGCTCGACGAGGACGCCATGGTCGCGAAGCTCCTCGCGTGCGTGGAGGCGCCGGACTACCGGCCGCCCACGCTGCCCGCGGTCGCGATGGAGCTGATGGAGCTCTCCCGCCGCCCCGAGGTCGACTTCGCCGACGTCGTGAAGCTCCTCGAGCAGGATTCGATGATCGCCGGGCGCATCCTCAAGCTCGTGCAGTCCGCCGCCTTCTCGGGCGCGCAGAAGATCACGTCGCTCAACGACGCCCTCGTCCGCCTCGGGATCAAGACGCTCCGCGACATCGTGATGGAGATCGCGATGAACATGAAGGTCTTCAAGTCCGAGGACTACGCGGAGACGATGGACTGCCTGCGCAAGCACGCGACCGCCACCGCGCACCTCGCGAAGACGCTCTGCAAGTACACGCCGATCGAGGGCGAGTTCGCCTTCATGGCCGGGCTCCTGCACGACGTCGGCATCGCCGGCACGCTGCTCGCGTTGTCGGACCGCAAGGGCCCGCGCAAGGCGCCGCCCGACCTCATCGCGATCTGGCCCGCGGTCGACCGCGTGCACGCGCGCGCCGCCGAGGTGATGGCCAAGCACTGGCAGCTGCCGCCCGAGCTCGCGCTCGTGATGGCCGGCCACCACCAGGTGATGATCCAGGGCCACGCGCACCCGCTCGCCGCCACGATCTGCCTGGCCGACGACCTCGCCCACGAGCTCGGCGCCGGCGTGACGCCGAAGGAAGGGGCGAAGCGCGTGTCCATGAGCCAGCTCGAGCTCGACTGCGTGCGCAGCCACACGAGCGTGGACCGCACCGGCGCGAAGACGCTCGAGCACGCGCGCAAGGCGCTCGGCCTCACCGACCCGCAGATGGACCTCTTCCGCGCCGAGGGCGCGAAGGTGCTGGCGACGGTCGGGAAGTAG